A section of the Triticum dicoccoides isolate Atlit2015 ecotype Zavitan chromosome 7A, WEW_v2.0, whole genome shotgun sequence genome encodes:
- the LOC119330185 gene encoding disease resistance protein Pik-2-like, which produces MADLVVGLAKSVVEGALTKAQVAIEEEAKLRQSAQRNLVFITGEFEMMHSFLKVADEERLENKVVITWVRQIRELAYDVEDCIELVIHLDMKNRWWWRVVPSWCMALPLPLDEAAGEIEQLKARVEDVSTRNTRYSLISDTGSKPVILQQEPMASSAAIVAATTADMLAEARGATKRQQGFSDLTRLISKKKQDHDNGLQVISVWGAAGDHGTTSIIRKTYNHTEICQEFPFRSWVKIMHPFNPHQFMRNMMAQFHATSCMEQRGTIGRDVFEKMEATQQDLLSEFEQLFNEKRYLIVLEGLSHMVDWDAIRAFLPDTMNGSWIIVSTQQSEIATLCIGHSYQVVELRKFSDEHSICALYKASQGDGAKDKNPMGSDGGEDKGKEPMASLEKIIREKKIMSLREEADEWKQKNDALVGREARMTELVKCLAQARVNSLPVMSVWGIAQVGKSALVKNLFYDTVLQLQGGNYEDYYWVDVSHPFNIRDLYLNLLSDFHSEKDPTEECHRLLKKGWCLIVIDDLRSTKDWDMIQAALVSKHLKSVVIVITTDPTIAEYCTNKEELVFNVKALEADAAFDLFKKQVLKKSSTYPLKDQEADVKDLISKCGGLPKVISAIAGLLATKTNRRMEIINSLNQKFMHRLETDLEYDNLQDLFGWMHSYFRTCPDALKPCIFYLSIFPQDQTIRRRRLVRRWIAEGYSRDSDNESAEENGEKHFSKLLELSIIQQISSVDSCAFSVDEVRMVMCQVNGFIREYVVSRRMEENLVFELSGKCALTTQRNGRHLVILEKWKRDEIVFASMDFSRLRSLTVFGVWESFFISESMKMLRVLDLENAEALNDGDLDKIFEWLRRLKFLSLRGHTEINHLPGSLHHLRQLQTLDVRGTSITTLPKKITKLHKLQYIRAGNRTMGIERAVSSSSCSWLPEFCRCHHPTISVEVPTKIGELTALHTLGVVNITASGAKNTVKELKKLTQLRKLGVFGINGKNSSNFFSAIEDHAHLESLSVSLNKDTTRDCCFISKDNNSQRCLDDMISLPCTNLRSLKLYGLEDKLPKWEGEQPVKFGKLTKLELEMASFPEDVIRFVGGLPELCILRVKQHQDRPLNFCVMVNGFEDDSYKKVKILEISCSNSLPVSVTFGSWTMKKLELLKVDCYGGSPPYEFSGLGNLEELKEVVLVNGSSAQALKQELDHQLAEEHPKEKKPVVKLEQPPPSS; this is translated from the exons ATGGCAGACCTGGTTGTTGGGTTGGCCAAGTCAGTGGTGGAGGGGGCGTTGACCAAGGCCCAGGTGGCCATCGAAGAAGAGGCCAAGCTTCGGCAGAGCGCGCAGCGCAACCTGGTGTTCATCACCGGCGAGTTCGAAATGATGCACTCGTTCCTCAAGGTGGCCGACGAGGAGCGCCTAGAGAACAAGGTGGTGATAACGTGGGTGAGGCAGATCCGCGAGCTGGCGTACGATGTGGAAGACTGCATCGAGCTCGTCATCCACCTCGACATGAAGAACAGGTGGTGGTGGCGCGTCGTCCCGTCCTGGTGCATGGCGCTGCCGTTGCCGCTGGACGAGGCGGCCGGCGAGATCGAGCAGCTCAAGGCGAGGGTGGAGGATGTGAGCACTAGGAACACACGCTACAGCCTCATCAGCGACACGGGATCCAAGCCCGTCATCCTGCAGCAGGAGCCGATGGCATCAAGCGCCGCCATCGTCGCTGCAACCACGGCTGACATGCTCGCCGAGGCAAGAGGTGCCACCAAGAGGCAGCAAGGATTCAGCGACCTCACCCGGCTCATctccaagaagaagcaggaccacgacAATGGCCTTCAAGTCATCTCGGTTTGGGGTGCAGCTGGCGACCACGGGACGACATCCATCATCAGGAAGACCTACAACCACACAGAGATATGCCAAGAATTCCCCTTCCGCTCCTGGGTGAAAATCATGCATCCTTTCAATCCGCACCAATTCATGCGcaacatgatggctcagttccaTGCAACCTCTTGCATGGAGCAAAGAGGAACCATAGGCAGGGATGTCTTTGAGAAGATGGAAGCCACTCAACAAGATCTCTTAAGTGAGTTTGAGCAGCTATTCAACGAGAAGAGGTACCTCATCGTCTTGGAAGGCCTGTCACACATGGTAGATTGGGATGCTATCCGGGCATTCCTTCCTGACACCATGAATGGCAGCTGGATCATCGTGTCGACGCAGCAATCCGAGATAGCAACCTTGTGCATCGGACACTCATACCAGGTGGTGGAGCTTCGAAAGTTCTCGGATGAGCACTCCATTTGTGCCCTCTACAAG GCCTCTCAAGGCGATGGGGCTAAAGACAAGAACCCAATG GGTTCTGATGGCGGTGAAGATAAAGGCAAAGAAccaatggcttctctcgagaaaataattagagagaagaaaataaTGTCACTTAGAGAGGAAGCAGATGAATGGAAGCAGAAGAATGATGCCCTTGTTGGACGTGAGGCACGAATGACTGAACTTGTTAAATGTCTAGCTCAGGCACGTGTCAATTCTCTCCCAGTGATGTCCGTGTGGGGTATAGCTCAAGTTGGGAAATCAGCACTTGTCAAAAACTTGTTCTATGACACAGTACTTCAGCTTCAGGGTGGAAACTATGAGGATTATTATTGGGTGGATGTATCCCATCCATTTAATATTAGAGACTTGTATCTTAACTTGCTTTCAGATTTTCATTCGGAGAAAGATCCAACTGAAGAGTGTCACCGTCTTCTGAAAAAAGGTTGGTGCCTCATAGTTATCGACGATCTCCGGTCCACAAAGGACTGGGACATGATACAAGCTGCCTTGGTATCCAAACATTTAAAGAGTGTTGTCATTGTTATAACAACCGATCCAACCATTGCTGAATATTGCACAAATAAAGAAGAACTTGTGTTTAATGTCAAGGCTCTAGAAGCTGATGCGGCCTTTGATCTCTTCAAAAAGCAG GTACTTAAGAAGAGTTCAACATACCCTTTGAAGGATCAGGAGGCGGATGTAAAAGACCTTATTTCAAAGTGTGGCGGTCTTCCCAAAGTAATATCTGCTATAGCTGGATTACTGGCCACGAAGACAAACAGAAGGATGGAAATTATTAATTCTTTGAATCAAAAATTTATGCACCGTCTGGAGACCGACCTGGAGTATGATAATCTGCAAGATTTATTTGGCTGGATGCACTCTTACTTCCGTACTTGTCCTGATGCACTCAAGCCATGTATCTTCTACCTGTCGATTTTTCCTCAAGATCAAACCATCCGGCGAAGACGACTGGTAAGGCGGTGGATTGCAGAGGGTTACTCCAGGGACAGTGACAATGAATCTGCGGAGGAGAATGGGGAGAAACACTTCTCTAAGCTCCTTGAATTGAGCATAATCCAGCAGATATCATCCGTCGACAGCTGTGCATTCAGTGTGGACGAAGTTAGGATGGTTATGTGCCAGGTGAATGGTTTCATTCGAGAGTACGTCGTGTCACGGCGAATGGAAGAGAATCTTGTGTTCGAATTGAGTGGAAAATGTGCACTAACAACCCAACGCAACGGGCGTCACCTTGTCATATTGGAAAAGTGGAAAAGAGATGAAATTGTGTTTGCAAGCATGGACTTCTCTCGGCTACGGTCACTAACAGTGTTTGGAGTGTGGGAGTCATTCTTCATCTCTGAAAGTATGAAGATGCTTCGTGTGCTTGATCTAGAGAATGCAGAGGCTTTAAATGATGGTGATCTTGACAAGATATTTGAGTGGTTGCGTCGGCTCAAGTTCCTCTCATTGCGAGGGCACACTGAGATCAACCATCTACCAGGTTCATTACATCATCTGAGGCAGCTCCAGACACTCGATGTGAGGGGCACCTCAATAACCACCCTGCCAAAGAAGATCACCAAGTTACACAAACTGCAGTATATTCGTGCCGGCAACCGCACCATGGGCATTGAACGAGCCGTTTCATCCAGCAGCTGCAGCTGGTTGCCTGAGTTCTGCAGATGTCATCATCCTACAATCAGTGTTGAGGTGCCTACAAAGATTGGGGAACTGACTGCGTTGCACACCCTTGGTGTTGTCAACATCACTGCTTCAGGTGCAAAGAATACTGTGAAAGAGCTCAAGAAGCTCACCCAGTTGCGCAAGCTCGGGGTGTTTGGCATCAACGGGAAGAACAGCAGCAATTTTTTCTCTGCAATCGAAGATCATGCCCATCTGGAGTCCTTGTCAGTTTCACTCAACAAGGACACCACGCGAGATTGTTGCTTCATCAGTAAGGACAACAACAGTCAAAGATGCTTGGATGACATGATCTCCCTGCCTTGTACAAACCTTCGGAGCCTTAAACTGTATGGGCTTGAAGATAAGTTGCCGAAATGGGAGGGGGAGCAGCCTGTAAAGTTTGGAAAGCTCACAAAGCTGGAGCTGGAGATGGCGTCTTTCCCAGAAGATGTCATAAGGTTTGTTGGCGGGCTTCCAGAACTATGTATTCTTCGTGTTAAGCAGCATCAAGATCGTCCCCTCAACTTCTGTGTCATGGTGAATGGATTCGAGGATGACTCCTACAAAAAGGTCAAGATTCTCGAGATTTCCTGCTCCAACAGTTTACCTGTGAGTGTGACTTTTGGATCATGGACAATGAAAAAACTTGAGCTGCTCAAGGTTGACTGCTACGGTGGGTCACCGCCTTATGAGTTCAGTGGCCTGGGAAACCTAGAAGAACTCAAGGAAGTCGTGCTAGTTAacggctccagcgcccaagcactGAAGCAAGAACTCGATCACCAGCTTGCCGAGGAGCACCCGAAAGAAAAGAAGCCTGTCGTGAAGCTGGAGCAACCACCACCTTCGTCCTGA